The following are encoded together in the Pirellulales bacterium genome:
- a CDS encoding UDPGP type 1 family protein, translating into MASINKEQLKQQLRSSGQEHLLRFWDDLNAAEQQRLAGQIAEINFRQIADLFDEANAKTPAGGDNHSARAKRAAPPPAIRLSEQQGAASQQAREQGEQALRDGKIGAVLVAGGQGTRLGFDHPKGLFPIGPLSEAPLFQILFEKLLAVRKRYGVSIPLYIMTSPATHEETVAALDKHARFGLPAEDVIVFCQGTMPAVDGKTGRLLLEERGSLFLSPDGHGGMLRALARGGALADIERRGIEQLFYMQVDNPLVVVCDPLFIGYHLEANSEVSTQVVAKQNPLDRVGNVVSVDGQVQIIEYSDLPDEVAELRDADGSLKLWAGNIAVHVFDVAFLKRMSAGGGKLPFHFANKKVPYVDDSGRPVEPAQPNAIKFEQFIFDLLPAAKRSLVVEVDEQSVFAPVKNGEGAERDTPDTVRRQMITLHRRWLEAAGAKVGSNVRVEISPLFALDAAEVATKVNPSTSITEDRYFK; encoded by the coding sequence ATGGCCTCCATCAATAAAGAACAGCTAAAACAGCAGCTTCGCTCGTCGGGCCAGGAGCACTTGCTGCGCTTCTGGGACGACCTGAACGCCGCAGAGCAGCAGCGCCTTGCCGGGCAGATCGCAGAGATTAATTTCCGCCAGATCGCGGATTTGTTTGACGAGGCCAACGCCAAGACACCGGCCGGCGGGGATAACCACTCCGCCCGGGCCAAGCGCGCGGCGCCGCCGCCGGCCATTCGCCTGAGCGAACAGCAAGGGGCCGCATCTCAGCAGGCCCGCGAGCAGGGAGAACAGGCACTGCGCGACGGGAAGATCGGCGCGGTGCTCGTGGCCGGCGGACAAGGCACCCGGCTCGGCTTCGACCATCCGAAGGGATTGTTCCCGATCGGGCCACTCTCCGAAGCTCCGCTTTTTCAGATCTTGTTCGAGAAACTGCTGGCCGTTCGGAAGCGCTACGGCGTATCGATTCCGCTGTACATCATGACCAGTCCGGCCACGCATGAGGAAACCGTGGCGGCACTTGATAAGCACGCGCGCTTCGGTCTGCCGGCCGAGGACGTCATCGTCTTCTGCCAGGGAACGATGCCGGCCGTCGACGGAAAAACGGGAAGGCTTTTGCTCGAGGAGCGCGGCAGCCTGTTCCTCAGCCCCGATGGCCACGGCGGGATGTTGCGGGCGCTTGCGCGCGGCGGGGCTCTTGCCGATATCGAGCGGCGTGGGATCGAGCAGTTGTTCTACATGCAGGTCGACAATCCGCTGGTGGTCGTGTGCGACCCGCTCTTCATCGGCTACCACCTGGAGGCGAATTCCGAGGTCTCGACGCAGGTCGTCGCCAAGCAGAATCCGCTGGACCGGGTCGGCAATGTCGTTTCCGTCGACGGCCAGGTACAGATCATCGAATACAGCGACCTGCCCGACGAGGTCGCTGAGTTGCGCGACGCCGACGGCTCGCTGAAACTGTGGGCGGGCAACATCGCCGTACACGTTTTTGACGTGGCGTTTTTGAAGCGGATGAGCGCCGGCGGCGGCAAGCTGCCGTTTCATTTTGCGAACAAGAAAGTGCCGTACGTCGACGATTCGGGACGCCCGGTCGAGCCGGCGCAGCCCAACGCCATCAAGTTCGAGCAGTTCATTTTCGATTTGCTGCCGGCGGCCAAACGATCGCTGGTGGTCGAGGTTGACGAGCAAAGCGTCTTCGCGCCGGTCAAGAATGGCGAAGGAGCCGAGCGCGACACGCCCGACACGGTTCGCCGGCAGATGATCACGCTGCACCGCCGTTGGCTGGAAGCGGCAGGCGCCAAGGTCGGGAGCAATGTGCGCGTGGAAATCAGCCCGCTCTTCGCGCTGGACGCGGCCGAAGTCGCGACGAAGGTCAACCCCTCGACGAGTATCACGGAAGATCGCTATTTTAAATAG
- a CDS encoding MBL fold metallo-hydrolase, giving the protein MPAERKFITTDTSGQLVFLGTGTSVGVPVIGCGCDTCTSTDPRNKRTRCGLVLGLPEGVLLVDTPTDLRMQLLREGIGLVNAVLYTHEHADHVFGLDDVRLFPYYLGHKLPLYCEEVVERRIRKSFDYAFGQPEASHAGGIPQLDIHGITTAPFDLLGARIIPIRLLHGRWEVLGFRFGNVAYCTDTNKIPDESWPLLEGLDVLILDALRPRPHATHFGLDEAIAVAEKLAPKRTLFTHLSHELEHAATSAILPAGMELAYDGLRIPLI; this is encoded by the coding sequence ATGCCTGCTGAACGCAAATTCATCACGACAGATACGTCTGGCCAATTGGTCTTTCTCGGAACCGGCACGTCGGTCGGCGTTCCGGTAATCGGCTGCGGCTGCGACACCTGTACGAGCACCGATCCGCGCAACAAGCGGACGCGTTGTGGGCTGGTGCTGGGGCTGCCCGAGGGCGTGCTGCTGGTCGATACCCCGACCGACTTGCGCATGCAGCTTTTGCGCGAGGGGATCGGGCTGGTCAATGCCGTGCTTTATACGCACGAGCACGCCGATCATGTCTTCGGCCTGGACGACGTGCGGCTGTTCCCCTACTACCTCGGGCACAAGCTGCCGCTGTATTGCGAGGAGGTCGTCGAGCGGCGGATCCGCAAATCGTTCGACTACGCCTTCGGCCAGCCCGAAGCTTCCCACGCGGGCGGCATCCCACAGTTGGATATCCACGGCATTACAACAGCGCCGTTCGACCTGTTAGGAGCGCGAATCATTCCCATTCGCCTGTTGCACGGACGCTGGGAAGTGCTGGGGTTCCGCTTTGGCAACGTGGCCTATTGCACCGACACGAACAAGATTCCCGACGAAAGCTGGCCGCTCTTGGAGGGGCTGGATGTCTTGATTCTCGATGCCCTCCGGCCTCGGCCGCACGCCACGCATTTTGGGCTCGACGAGGCGATCGCGGTGGCGGAAAAACTGGCTCCCAAGCGGACGCTCTTCACCCATCTGTCACACGAACTGGAACATGCGGCGACGAGCGCGATTTTGCCGGCCGGCATGGAATTGGCATACGATGGTCTGCGCATTCCGCTGATCTAG